In Populus trichocarpa isolate Nisqually-1 chromosome 16, P.trichocarpa_v4.1, whole genome shotgun sequence, a genomic segment contains:
- the LOC7458884 gene encoding ubiquitin-conjugating enzyme E2 22 yields MAMATNENLPPNVIKQLAKELKNLDESPPEGIQVGVNDDDFSIIYADIEGPAGTPYENGVFRMKLLLSHDFPHSPPKGYFLTRIFHPNIASNGEICVNTLKKDWNPSLGLRHVLTVVRCLLIEPFPESALNEQAGKMLLENYEEYARHARIYTGIHAKPKPKFKTGAISESTTALNVDQSIGDQKSVAVGAVVPLQSPLAPCTTASKVGNSQDQPAAVGPTHETGMSGSVAAPTPSTLKKDVGLTKVQAGKKKMDARKKSLKRL; encoded by the exons ATGGCCATG gcAACCAATGAAAATCTTCCACCCAATGTAATTAAACAACTTGCAAAGGAACTGAAGAATCTTGATGAATCACCACCTGAAGGAATTCAAGTAGGAgtaaatgatgatgatttttcGATCATATATGCTGATATTGAAGGCCCAG CTGGGACTCCATATGAAAATGGCGTTTTCCGCATGAAGCTGTTACTATCTCATGATTTTCCACACTCTCCTCCTAAAG GTTACTTCCTGACTAGGATTTTCCATCCCAATATTGCTTCTAATGGTGAGATTTGTGTTAATACGCTTAAGAAGGACTGGAATCCAAGTCTTGGGTTACGCCATGTTCTCACT GTAGTGAGGTGTTTATTAATTGAACCATTTCCAGAGTCAGCTTTGAATGAACAGGCTGGCAAGATGCTCCTCGAAAATTATGAAGAGTATGCCAGACATGCCAG GATATATACTGGTATCCATGCGAAGCCGAAACCTAAGTTCAAGACTGGAGCCATTTCAGAATCAACTACGGCTCTGAATGTTGACCAAAGCATTGGTGACCAAAAGAGTGTAGCTGTTGGTGCTGTCGTACCGTTGCAATCCCCACTGGCCCCTTGTACAACAGCGAGCAAAGTAGGAAATAGTCAGGATCAACCAGCTGCTGTAGGTCCAACGCACGAGACAGGAATGAGTGGATCTGTGGCTGCACCAACACCCAGTACCCTGAAGAAAGATGTTGGACTTACAAAAGTTCAGGCAGGCAAGAAGAAAATGGATGCAAGAAAAAAGAGCTTAAAGAGATTATGA
- the LOC18106077 gene encoding uncharacterized protein LOC18106077: protein MKGQDPSLSSSSRRESSPAPEKIRSKSIGCMSGIFQVVYKYHNRRRFLTFGKKHERNGVSSPTTKTKQKPRPTPSQPSSSPSSSSTSLQQENKDSPRFSCDIVPRSPTLPAEIRRSKSLNSPERFRAPPALVARLMGLSDIPPLTTSELAVAEKRRRLLGALEKCDEDLKALKKIIDVVKSSVAGTGNDADDEGRPEKGQDHPLLQQPSPVSVLDEFTPSAFSGFSKRYTINGRVPQQQKKKPGGEEGITNISFFDRIMSYENMVHGKGHERVVSSPLWTSKAMIESVNEVCKDIAWGERREIGRIGMALQDYICRDLIEEIVKEMGFDCIYQLGPLPFESCKKRLRF from the exons ATGAAGGGACAAGATCCCTCGCTCTCTTCATCTTCCCGGCGAGAAAGCTCTCCGGCACCCGAGAAAATTCGTTCAAAGAGCATCGGGTGTATGTCTGGCATTTTCCAAGTAGTTTACAAGTACCACAATCGCCGTAGATTCCTCACTTTTG GGAAAAAGCATGAAAGAAATGGAGTTTCTTcaccaacaacaaaaacaaagcaaaaaccaAGACCAACACCATCACAACCTTCTTCttcaccatcttcttcttccacttcattacaacaagaaaacaaagattCCCCAAGATTCTCGTGTGATATAGTACCAAGAAGCCCAACATTGCCAGCAGAAATAAGGCGTTCAAAATCCTTGAACTCCCCTGAACGTTTCCGGGCTCCACCAGCCCTGGTGGCAAGACTAATGGGGCTGAGTGATATTCCACCATTGACAACCTCCGAATTGGCCGTGGCCGAGAAGAGAAGGAGGCTGCTAGGTGCACTGGAAAAATGTGATGAAGACTTAAAAGCACTAAAGAAAATAATCGATGTAGTGAAGAGCAGTGTAGCTGGCACTGGTAATGATGCTGATGATGAGGGAAGACCAGAGAAAGGTCAAGACCATCCATTGTTGCAGCAACCTAGCCCTGTGTCTGTGCTTGATGAGTTCACGCCTTCAGCTTTCAGTGGATTCTCGAAACGTTACACCATTAATG GAAGAGTGCCGCAGCAACAGAAGAAGAAGCCAGGAGGAGAAGAGGGCATCACCAACATTAGCTTCTTCGACAGGATCATGAGCTATGAGAATATGGTCCATGGAAAGGGCCATGAGAGAGTAGTTTCATCGCCTTTATGGACAAGCAAGGCCATGATAGAGAGTGTAAATGAGGTGTGCAAGGATATTGCTTGGGGTGAGAGAAGGGAAATTGGAAGAATAGGGATGGCTTTGCAAGATTATATATgcagggacttgattgaagagaTTGTTAAAGAAATGGGATTTGACTGCATTTATCAACTAGGTCCTCTACCGTTTGAATCGTGTAAGAAAAGACTACGTTTCTAG
- the LOC7455885 gene encoding calmodulin-7 has protein sequence MADQLTDDQISEFKEAFSLFDKDGDGCITTKELGTVMRSLGQNPTEAELQDMINEVDADGNGTIDFPEFLNLMARKMKDTDSEEELKEAFRVFDKDQNGFISAAELRHVMTNLGEKLTDEEVDEMIREADVDGDGQINYEEFVKVMMAK, from the exons atgGCGGATCAATTGACGGATGACCAGATCTCTGAGTTCAAGGAAGCTTTCAGTTTGTTCGATAAGGATGGCGATG GTTGCATCACCACCAAGGAATTGGGGACTGTGATGAGATCTCTAGGACAGAACCCGACTGAGGCTGAACTCCAGGACATGATCAACGAGGTTGATGCTGATGGAAATGGTACAATTGATTTTCCCGAGTTCCTGAACCTCATGGCAAGGAAGATGAAGGATACCGACTCCGAGGAGGAGCTCAAAGAGGCATTCAGGGTTTTTGACAAGGATCAGAATGGTTTCATCTCCGCAGCTGAGCTTCGTCATGTGATGACTAACCTCGGTGAGAAGCTTACCGATGAAGAGGTCGATGAGATGATAAGGGAAGCCGATGTGGATGGTGATGGCCAGATAAATTACGAGGAATTTGTCAAGGTTATGATGGCTAAGTGA
- the LOC7455883 gene encoding metacaspase-9: MKPQNTIQAVLTKKKLKPSLVFVPRLPAKMEMGKKRMAVLVGCNYPNTQNELHGCINDVLAMKEVLVKRFGFDASHVQLLTDAPGSVVLPTGANIKRALGHMIDQAEAGDVLFFHYSGHGTWIPSNKPGHAFRQDEAIVPCDFNLITDVDFRQLVNRLPKGASLTILSDSCHSGGLIDKEKEQIGPNATITANNTAVHSHNPKAIPFESILQHLTSLTNINTSDVGTHLLEFFGSDASLKYRLPPLEWDLFDSLKPDEGILLSGCQANETSADMSPYEGGGKAYGAFSNAVQMVLKQHSGQLSNKQLVTMAREVLQAQGFEQQHPCLYCSDQNAIATFLWQPEF; encoded by the exons ATGAAACCACAGAACACAATCCAAGCAGTGTTAACAAAGAAGAAACTGAAACCTAGCCTTGTTTTTGTACCCAGATTACCTGCAAAAATGGAGATGGGAAAGAAGAGGATGGCTGTTTTAGTAGGGTGCAACTATCCAAACACCCAAAATGAGTTGCATGGATGCATCAATGACGTGCTAGCCATGAAGGAAGTGCTTGTGAAACGGTTCGGGTTCGATGCTAGCCATGTCCAGCTCCTAACTGATGCACCAGGGTCCGTGGTTCTTCCCACTGGTGCAAACATAAAGAGGGCACTTGGTCACATGATTGATCAAGCTGAAGCAGGGGATGTTCTGTTCTTCCATTATAGTGGACATGGAACATGGATTCCATCCAACAAACCTGGCCATGCATTCAGGCAGGATGAGGCTATTGTGCCCTGCGATTTTAATCTCATTACTG ATGTGGATTTCAGGCAGTTAGTGAACCGGCTGCCAAAAGGAGCAAGCTTAACCATCCTTTCTGATTCATGCCACAGTGGTGGCCTAATTGACAAAGAGAAGGAGCAAATAGGGCCTAATGCAACCATCACAGCAAATAATACCGCAGTGCATTCTCATAACCCTAAAGCCATCCCATTTGAATCAATACTGCAACACCTTACATCTCTGACGAACATTAACACATCTGATGTTGGCACTCACTTGTTAGAGTTTTTTGGATCTGATGCCAGCCTCAAGTACAGATTGCCACCACTTGAATGGGACCTATTTGACTCACTAAAACCAGACGAGGGAATTTTACTTAGTGGTTGCCAAGCAAATGAGACTTCCGCTGATATGAGCCCGTATGAGGGTGGAGGAAAAGCATATGGGGCATTTAGCAACGCAGTGCAGATGGTGTTGAAGCAACATTCAGGTCAACTGAGTAATAAGCAGCTTGTGACAATGGCCAGGGAGGTGTTACAGGCACAAGGGTTTGAGCAACAGCATCCTTGCTTGTATTGCAGTGATCAGAATGCTATTGCTACTTTCTTGTGGCAGCCTGAATTCTAG